ATCTGCTAGCAAGTAATGAACATGTAATAATCTCTCTCTTTTCATCTTGATTCTCCTTACCCATAATTTTTATTATGTAAACAGAAAAAAGTGTAAAAAGACACCCTCAAGTAAGAAGGTGTCTTTCAACAGATTAATAGTTTTTACAAGTCTCAAATAAACCTTTTTCTTTTAAAACAGAGATTAGCGTTTCTCCCATAACTGCTGGAGTTTCAGCTACTTTAATGCCACAAGCTTCCATTGTTTTAATCTTTTCAGCAGCAGTTCCTTTACCGCCAGAAATGATTGCACCAGCATGGCCCATACGTTTGCCAGCAGGCGCTGTTTGACCACCAATGAAGCCTACGACAGGTTTTGTCATATTAGCTTTTACCCATTCAGCTGCCTCTTCTTCTGCTGTACCGCCGATTTCACCAATCATAATTACAGCATGTGTTTCTTCATCTTCATTAAATGCTTTTAACGCATCAATAAAGTCTGTACCGTTAACAGGGTCTCCGCCGATACCTACAGCAGTAGATTGGCCAATACCTTCTTGTGTTAACTGATGTACAGCTTCATAAGTTAATGTACCAGAGCGAGATAGGATACCAACATGACCTTTTTTATGAATATATCCTGGCATAATACCAATCTTACATTCATCTGGTGTGATTACACCTGGGCAGTTTGGTCCAAGTAAACGTGTATGTTTACCCGCCATATATCTCTTTACGTTTACCATATCTAATACAGGAATCCCTTCAGTAATACATACTACTAAATCAATTTCTGCATCAACAGCTTCCATAATTGCATCTGCCGCAAAAGCGGGTGGAACGTATACAACTGAAGCGTTTGCGCCTGTTGCTTTCACTGCATCTTCTACTGTATCAAATACTGGTACACCTTCAATATCAGTGCCGCCCTTACCTGGTGTTACACCACCGACAATTTTCGTACCGTATTCAATCATTTGTTTTGTATGGAATAAACCTTGAGAACCTGTAATACCTTGAACAATAACTTTTGTATCTTTATTAACTAATACGCTCATTTTTCTCCCCCGCTTTCTATTAGCCCACTAGTGAAACAATTTTTTGTGCACCGTCTGCCATAGATTCTGCTGCAACAATATTTAAGCCAGACTCATTTAAAATTTTCTTACCTAGTTCTACGTTTGTGCCTTCAAGACGTACAACTAAAGGTAACTCAAGACCTACTTGTTTCGTTGCTTCAATAACACCTTCTGCAATAACATCACACTTCATAATG
This DNA window, taken from Bacillus cereus ATCC 14579, encodes the following:
- the sucD gene encoding succinate--CoA ligase subunit alpha, translated to MSVLVNKDTKVIVQGITGSQGLFHTKQMIEYGTKIVGGVTPGKGGTDIEGVPVFDTVEDAVKATGANASVVYVPPAFAADAIMEAVDAEIDLVVCITEGIPVLDMVNVKRYMAGKHTRLLGPNCPGVITPDECKIGIMPGYIHKKGHVGILSRSGTLTYEAVHQLTQEGIGQSTAVGIGGDPVNGTDFIDALKAFNEDEETHAVIMIGEIGGTAEEEAAEWVKANMTKPVVGFIGGQTAPAGKRMGHAGAIISGGKGTAAEKIKTMEACGIKVAETPAVMGETLISVLKEKGLFETCKNY